The following proteins come from a genomic window of Tistrella bauzanensis:
- the miaA gene encoding tRNA (adenosine(37)-N6)-dimethylallyltransferase MiaA, producing the protein MPGMPLIVITGPTASGKSALALALAQARDGVVINADAMQVYDDLRIVTARPTAADEAAAPHRLYGVRPAEAVCSAATWAVLAHAEIAAAHAAGRLAILTGGTGLYIRALVDGLSDLPAIPHDVRDAVRAIGIEGGAAALKAALLPHDPAAAARLADPQRLARALEVVRATGRTLADWQHAHPPTGGHDGPVFTIALMPDRAVLDQRIAGRFQAMLAAGAAAEVEALLARALDPDAIPLMKAVGVPEIARLVRGQAGLAQTIERGRIATRQYAKRQMTWIRHQGLINLTVSEQYSECLHPRIFLEIDEFLLTAGH; encoded by the coding sequence ATGCCGGGGATGCCACTGATCGTGATCACCGGCCCCACCGCCTCGGGCAAGTCGGCGCTGGCGCTGGCGCTGGCGCAGGCGCGCGACGGTGTGGTGATCAACGCCGATGCGATGCAGGTCTATGACGATCTGCGGATCGTGACCGCCCGGCCGACGGCGGCCGATGAAGCGGCGGCCCCCCACCGGCTGTATGGCGTGCGGCCGGCCGAGGCGGTGTGTTCCGCCGCCACCTGGGCGGTACTGGCCCACGCCGAGATTGCAGCCGCCCATGCCGCCGGCCGGCTGGCGATCCTGACCGGCGGCACCGGCCTGTATATCCGGGCGCTGGTCGACGGGTTGTCGGATCTGCCGGCGATCCCGCATGATGTGCGTGACGCCGTGCGGGCGATCGGTATCGAAGGCGGGGCCGCCGCGCTGAAGGCGGCGCTGCTGCCGCATGATCCGGCGGCGGCGGCGCGGCTGGCCGATCCGCAGCGCCTGGCGCGGGCCTTGGAGGTGGTGCGCGCCACCGGCCGGACACTGGCCGACTGGCAGCACGCCCATCCGCCGACGGGCGGGCATGACGGGCCGGTGTTCACCATCGCGCTGATGCCCGATCGCGCGGTGCTGGACCAGCGGATCGCCGGCCGCTTCCAGGCCATGCTGGCGGCAGGGGCGGCGGCGGAGGTGGAGGCATTGCTGGCACGCGCGCTGGACCCGGATGCCATCCCGCTGATGAAGGCTGTGGGGGTGCCGGAAATCGCGCGGCTGGTGCGCGGGCAGGCGGGGCTGGCCCAGACGATCGAGCGCGGCCGCATCGCGACACGTCAATACGCCAAGCGCCAGATGACCTGGATACGTCACCAGGGCCTGATCAACCTGACCGTTTCAGAGCAATATTCGGAATGTTTGCATCCGAGAATCTTTTTGGAAATTGACGAGTTCCTGTTGACCGCGGGTCATTGA
- the ilvN gene encoding acetolactate synthase small subunit, translated as MVIQNEQITQHTMSVLVDNESGVLARVIGLFSGRGYNIDSLTVAEVDEGRTRSRITIVTSGTPMIIEQIKAQLTRLVPIHTVTDLTQSGPFVGRELALVKVASTGERRVESLRIADIFRARVVDSTHESFIFEMTGSTEKIEAFINLMRPLGLVDVARTGIAALSRGAEPLSSERGNYEPA; from the coding sequence ATGGTCATCCAGAACGAACAGATCACCCAGCACACCATGTCGGTGCTGGTCGACAATGAAAGCGGCGTGCTGGCCCGGGTCATCGGCCTGTTTTCCGGCCGCGGCTATAACATCGACAGCCTGACGGTTGCCGAGGTGGACGAGGGCCGCACCCGGTCGCGGATCACCATCGTCACCTCGGGCACGCCGATGATCATCGAGCAGATCAAGGCGCAGTTGACCCGGCTGGTGCCGATCCACACCGTCACCGATCTGACCCAGAGCGGGCCGTTCGTCGGTCGCGAACTGGCGCTGGTCAAGGTGGCCTCGACCGGTGAACGGCGGGTCGAGTCGCTGCGCATCGCCGATATCTTCCGCGCCCGCGTGGTCGACAGCACCCATGAGAGCTTCATCTTCGAGATGACCGGTTCGACCGAGAAGATCGAGGCGTTCATCAACCTGATGCGGCCACTGGGGCTGGTGGACGTTGCCCGCACCGGCATCGCCGCCCTGTCGCGCGGCGCCGAGCCGCTGTCGTCGGAACGGGGCAATTACGAGCCGGCCTGA
- a CDS encoding rod shape-determining protein gives MFSSLLGILSADMAIDLGTANTLVYVKGRGIVLNEPSVVAIMNIKGKKQVLAVGEEAKLMLGRTPGNIEAIRPLRDGVIADFEVAEEMIKHFIRKVHNRRTFASPQIIVCVPSGSTAVERRAIQESAESAGARRVFLIEEPMAAAIGAGLPVTEPTGSMVVDIGGGTTEVAVLSLGGIVYSRSVRVGGDKMDEAIIAYIRRNHNLLIGESSAERIKTEIGSACPPADGDGKVLQIKGRDLMHGVPREIVITERQIAESLTEPVGAIVESVKVALEHTAPELAADIVDKGIVLTGGGALLGNLDLVLRNATGLPVSIADDPLSCVALGTGRALEEMKKLKHVLYEQY, from the coding sequence ATGTTCTCGAGCCTCCTCGGCATCCTCTCGGCCGACATGGCCATCGACCTCGGCACTGCCAACACGCTCGTTTATGTGAAGGGCCGCGGCATCGTGCTCAATGAGCCGTCAGTGGTCGCCATCATGAACATCAAGGGCAAGAAGCAGGTTCTCGCCGTCGGCGAGGAGGCCAAGCTGATGCTTGGCCGCACGCCCGGCAATATCGAGGCGATCCGCCCGCTTCGCGACGGCGTCATCGCCGATTTCGAAGTTGCCGAAGAGATGATCAAGCACTTCATCCGCAAGGTGCACAACCGTCGCACCTTCGCGAGCCCGCAGATCATCGTCTGCGTCCCCTCTGGCTCGACCGCGGTCGAGCGCCGGGCGATCCAGGAATCGGCCGAAAGCGCCGGTGCCCGCCGGGTGTTCCTGATCGAGGAACCGATGGCGGCGGCGATCGGCGCCGGCCTGCCGGTGACCGAGCCGACCGGGTCGATGGTGGTCGATATCGGCGGCGGCACCACCGAGGTGGCGGTGCTGTCGCTGGGCGGCATCGTCTATTCGCGGTCCGTGCGTGTGGGCGGCGACAAGATGGATGAGGCGATCATCGCTTATATCCGTCGCAACCATAACCTGCTGATCGGCGAGTCGAGCGCCGAACGGATCAAGACCGAGATCGGATCGGCCTGCCCGCCGGCCGATGGCGACGGCAAGGTGCTGCAGATCAAGGGCCGTGACCTGATGCACGGCGTGCCGCGCGAGATCGTGATCACGGAACGCCAGATCGCCGAAAGCCTGACCGAGCCCGTGGGCGCGATCGTCGAGTCGGTGAAGGTGGCGCTGGAGCATACCGCCCCCGAACTGGCGGCCGACATCGTCGACAAGGGCATCGTGCTGACCGGTGGTGGCGCGCTGCTGGGCAATCTGGACCTGGTGCTGCGCAATGCGACTGGCCTGCCGGTCTCGATCGCCGACGATCCGCTGTCCTGCGTGGCTCTGGGCACCGGCCGGGCGCTGGAAGAGATGAAAAAGCTGAAACACGTTCTGTACGAGCAGTACTGA
- the ilvC gene encoding ketol-acid reductoisomerase: MRVYYDRDADLNLIKTKTVAIIGYGSQGHAHAANLRDSGVNVIVGLRAGSATVAKAEGAGFTVMTPDKAAQTADLVMVLTPDELHADLYEQDLRDNLKEGAALAVAHGLSIHFGLIEPRKDIDVFMIAPKGPGHTVRSEYVKGGGVPSLVAVAQDVSGNALEIALSYACGLGAGRAGIIETSFKEECETDLFGEQAVLCGGVTHLITAGFETLVEAGYAPEMAYFECLHEMKLIVDLMYEGGIANMRYSISNTAEFGDYVSGPRVITPEVKAEMKKILEDIQGGRFTRDWVLENAARQSSFKAMRRGHATHQIEEVGEKLRAMMPWISANRLVDKTKN, translated from the coding sequence ATGCGCGTCTACTACGATCGCGATGCCGACCTGAACCTGATCAAGACCAAGACGGTCGCGATCATCGGCTATGGCAGCCAGGGCCACGCCCATGCCGCTAACCTCCGTGACAGCGGCGTCAACGTGATCGTGGGCCTGCGTGCAGGGTCGGCGACCGTTGCCAAGGCCGAGGGTGCGGGCTTCACCGTCATGACCCCCGACAAGGCCGCCCAGACCGCCGATCTGGTCATGGTGCTGACCCCGGACGAGCTTCATGCCGATCTGTATGAGCAGGATCTGCGCGACAATCTGAAGGAAGGTGCCGCTCTGGCGGTCGCCCATGGCCTGTCGATCCATTTCGGGCTGATCGAGCCCCGCAAGGACATCGACGTGTTCATGATCGCGCCCAAGGGCCCCGGCCACACGGTGCGCAGCGAATACGTCAAGGGCGGCGGCGTGCCGAGCCTGGTGGCCGTGGCGCAGGACGTGTCGGGCAACGCGCTTGAAATCGCGTTGTCCTATGCCTGCGGCCTTGGTGCCGGTCGCGCCGGCATCATCGAGACCAGCTTCAAGGAAGAGTGCGAGACCGACCTGTTCGGCGAGCAGGCCGTGCTGTGCGGCGGCGTGACCCATCTGATCACCGCCGGCTTCGAAACCCTGGTCGAGGCGGGCTATGCCCCCGAGATGGCCTATTTCGAATGCCTGCACGAGATGAAGCTGATCGTCGATCTGATGTATGAGGGCGGCATCGCCAACATGCGTTACTCGATCTCGAACACCGCCGAATTCGGCGACTACGTGTCGGGCCCGCGGGTCATCACCCCCGAGGTGAAGGCCGAGATGAAGAAGATCCTTGAAGACATTCAGGGCGGCCGCTTCACCCGCGACTGGGTGCTTGAGAATGCAGCTCGCCAGTCGAGCTTCAAGGCCATGCGCCGTGGCCATGCCACCCATCAGATCGAAGAGGTCGGCGAGAAGCTGCGCGCGATGATGCCGTGGATCTCGGCCAACCGGCTGGTCGACAAGACCAAGAACTGA
- the mreC gene encoding rod shape-determining protein MreC, which yields MKPFGYGRAVAQPLRQLAHRFAFGALMIGAVGLMIATRFDVVPATQLRTTIADAAAPALELFSRPVASLTGLTDRIDDLTNLAAENTRLTEQNERLRHWEQVALRLAAENTALRRQLGVVPDPEQRFLSARILADTGGPFVRTLLISAGARDGMARDGIAVTSAGLVGRVIQVGETSSRLLLLSDLNSRVPVTVETADGTGQRAILAGDNSSRPALAYLPAHALPQVGARVVTSGEGGVFPPGLAVGRVMAIDDGMARVEPFVDWRRLDFVRILLGTEFEPARVPEPSPALPVPPTPAPTSAR from the coding sequence GTGAAGCCCTTCGGATATGGCCGCGCCGTGGCCCAACCGCTTCGCCAACTGGCGCACCGTTTTGCCTTCGGTGCGCTGATGATCGGGGCGGTGGGGTTGATGATCGCGACCCGTTTCGATGTCGTGCCGGCAACCCAGCTGCGCACCACGATCGCCGACGCCGCAGCCCCGGCGCTGGAGCTGTTCTCGCGTCCGGTGGCCAGCCTGACCGGCCTGACTGACCGCATCGACGACCTGACCAATCTGGCCGCCGAGAACACCCGGCTGACCGAGCAGAACGAACGCCTGCGCCATTGGGAGCAGGTTGCCCTGCGGCTGGCGGCCGAGAACACCGCGCTCCGGCGCCAGTTGGGTGTGGTGCCGGATCCGGAACAGCGCTTCCTGTCGGCTCGCATTCTGGCCGATACCGGCGGCCCCTTCGTGCGCACCCTGCTGATTTCCGCCGGCGCCCGCGACGGCATGGCCCGTGACGGCATCGCCGTCACCTCGGCCGGGCTGGTCGGGCGGGTGATCCAGGTGGGTGAAACCTCGTCGCGGCTGCTGCTGCTGTCGGACCTGAACAGTCGGGTGCCGGTGACGGTTGAAACCGCCGACGGCACCGGACAGCGGGCGATTCTGGCCGGCGACAATTCGTCGCGCCCGGCACTGGCCTATCTGCCGGCCCATGCCCTGCCGCAGGTCGGCGCGCGCGTCGTGACATCGGGGGAGGGCGGTGTGTTCCCGCCTGGTCTGGCCGTCGGCCGGGTGATGGCCATCGATGACGGCATGGCCCGGGTCGAGCCGTTCGTGGATTGGCGGCGGCTCGATTTCGTGCGCATCCTGCTCGGCACCGAATTCGAGCCGGCGAGGGTTCCGGAACCGTCTCCGGCCCTGCCTGTGCCGCCGACCCCGGCCCCGACCTCCGCGCGCTGA
- a CDS encoding YihY/virulence factor BrkB family protein, translated as MTDADRTDAGRTDAGRRPEQIPDARRAPKAGRLRGEAETRLDPDGSPAEHAARGRQATSPLHMPIRGWKDIIWRTALQVIDDRVEAVAAGVAFYTLLAIFPGITALISIYGLFSDPSAVVEHIRVLGGILPDSAVQLMGDQMRRVAAQPQDRLSFGLAFSLGFALWSANLGMKAMFDALDVAYGEREDRSFVVFTLVTLGFTLVAILFTALMLAALALLPVALDLLPLGLVAEQLISLGRWPLLMVLVALGTSILYRYAPSRRSAKWRWVTPGGCLATLVWLAGSLGFSWYVSNIAAYDRTYGSLGAVVVFMTWIWISVMIVLVGAELNAELEHQTACDSTDDPQKPMGRRDAYVADTLGRLP; from the coding sequence ATGACAGACGCAGACAGGACGGACGCCGGCAGGACAGACGCTGGCAGGCGACCCGAGCAGATCCCCGACGCCCGCCGGGCACCGAAGGCGGGCCGGCTGCGGGGCGAGGCCGAAACCCGGCTGGACCCGGATGGCAGCCCCGCCGAACACGCGGCCCGCGGCCGGCAGGCGACCAGCCCGCTTCACATGCCCATCCGCGGCTGGAAGGACATCATCTGGCGCACCGCCCTGCAGGTGATCGACGACCGGGTGGAGGCGGTAGCCGCCGGTGTCGCCTTCTACACTCTGCTGGCGATCTTTCCCGGCATCACCGCGCTGATCTCGATCTATGGCCTGTTTTCTGACCCCTCGGCGGTGGTCGAGCACATCAGGGTGCTGGGCGGCATTCTGCCCGACAGCGCCGTGCAACTGATGGGCGACCAGATGCGGCGGGTGGCGGCACAGCCTCAGGACCGCCTGAGTTTCGGCCTTGCCTTCAGCCTGGGCTTCGCGCTGTGGAGCGCCAATCTGGGCATGAAGGCGATGTTCGACGCGCTCGATGTCGCCTATGGCGAGCGCGAGGATCGGTCGTTCGTGGTGTTCACCCTGGTGACGCTGGGCTTCACGCTGGTGGCCATTCTGTTCACGGCCCTGATGCTGGCGGCGCTGGCGCTGCTGCCGGTGGCGCTGGACCTGCTGCCCCTCGGCCTCGTCGCCGAACAGTTGATCAGCCTGGGGCGCTGGCCGCTGCTGATGGTGCTGGTGGCTCTGGGCACCAGCATTCTCTACCGCTATGCGCCGAGCCGCCGGTCGGCGAAATGGCGTTGGGTCACCCCCGGCGGCTGTCTGGCGACGCTGGTCTGGCTGGCGGGGTCGCTGGGATTTTCCTGGTATGTCAGCAACATCGCCGCCTATGACCGCACCTATGGCTCGCTGGGGGCGGTGGTGGTGTTCATGACCTGGATCTGGATTTCCGTGATGATCGTGCTGGTGGGCGCCGAACTGAACGCCGAACTGGAACACCAGACCGCCTGCGACAGCACCGACGACCCGCAGAAGCCGATGGGCCGGCGCGATGCCTATGTCGCCGACACGCTGGGCCGGCTGCCCTGA
- a CDS encoding DUF924 family protein: MITDIAAALHAEDVAAADPGAAGRVVDFWFGELGPDDWFGAGDALDDVIRDRFARVHAGAIRGVCAGWRVEPYGRLAEILLLDQFSRHIHRGTPRAFAADPMALALAQEAVARGHDQRLPPLHRQFVYLPFMHSESLLVHDQAVALYEALGDANALDFEYRHRDILRRFGRYPHRNAMLDRNTTPDEARFLTEPGSEF, encoded by the coding sequence ATGATCACCGACATTGCCGCCGCCCTGCACGCCGAGGACGTCGCGGCCGCCGATCCCGGCGCCGCCGGCCGCGTGGTCGACTTCTGGTTCGGCGAGCTTGGCCCCGACGACTGGTTCGGCGCCGGCGATGCCTTGGACGACGTGATCCGTGACCGCTTCGCCCGCGTCCATGCCGGGGCCATCAGGGGGGTCTGCGCCGGATGGCGGGTCGAGCCCTATGGCCGGCTGGCCGAGATCCTGCTGCTGGACCAGTTCTCGCGCCATATCCACCGCGGCACACCCCGGGCTTTCGCCGCCGACCCGATGGCGCTGGCCCTGGCGCAGGAAGCCGTGGCACGCGGCCATGATCAGCGCCTGCCGCCCCTGCACCGCCAGTTCGTCTATCTGCCGTTCATGCATTCAGAAAGCCTGCTGGTCCACGATCAGGCGGTGGCGCTGTACGAAGCGCTGGGCGACGCCAATGCGCTGGATTTCGAATACCGGCACCGCGACATCCTGCGGCGATTCGGCCGCTATCCGCATCGCAACGCGATGCTGGACCGCAACACCACCCCCGACGAGGCCCGCTTCCTGACCGAGCCCGGATCGGAGTTCTGA
- a CDS encoding acetolactate synthase 3 large subunit, producing MQFTGAEILMKALADQGVEVIFGYPGGAVLPIYDALYKQNRVRHYLVRHEQAAVHAAEGYARSTGKVGVVLVTSGPGATNAVTGLTDALMDSIPIVCLTGQVPTHMIGNDAFQEADTVGITRPCTKHNYLIRDVEVLAGKVHEAFHVARSGRPGPVVIDLPKDILNTPGTYRAPEELPRPTYRPQVTPDQSGIERAIELMLKAERPVFYVGGGVINAGPEACAGLTRLVRATGFPVTMTLMGLGAYPASDRQSLGMLGMHGTLEANLAMHDCDLMINIGARFDDRVTGRLDGFSPDSIKIHVDIDPSSINKNVRVDLPIIGDAGSAITALLAGWSRRQGEHDAARIGAWWERIAGWRAQNSLGFQNSSQIIKPQYAIRRLWEMTREREPYITTEVGQHQMWAAQHFNFDTPNHWMTSGGLGTMGYGLPAAMGVQVAHPDALVIDIAGEASTMMNIQELSSLMQHRLPVKVFILNNEWMGMVRQWQELFHGGRYSESYSAALPDFVKLAEAFGAKGLRAHTPDDLDGVIREMLAYDGPVVVDVRVDKGENVYPMIPAGAAHHEIILGPGQELDACKSEEGMVLV from the coding sequence ATGCAGTTCACCGGTGCGGAAATCCTGATGAAGGCCCTGGCAGACCAGGGTGTCGAGGTCATTTTCGGCTATCCCGGTGGCGCGGTACTTCCGATCTATGACGCGCTCTACAAGCAGAACCGGGTGCGTCATTACCTGGTCCGCCATGAACAGGCGGCGGTCCATGCGGCGGAGGGGTATGCGCGCTCGACCGGCAAGGTCGGCGTGGTGCTTGTAACCTCGGGCCCCGGCGCCACCAATGCGGTGACCGGCCTGACCGACGCGCTGATGGACAGCATCCCGATCGTCTGCCTGACCGGTCAGGTGCCGACGCATATGATCGGCAATGATGCCTTCCAGGAAGCCGATACCGTCGGCATCACCCGGCCATGCACCAAGCACAACTATCTGATCCGGGATGTCGAGGTTCTGGCGGGCAAGGTCCATGAGGCCTTCCACGTCGCGCGGTCAGGCCGTCCCGGCCCGGTGGTCATCGATCTGCCCAAGGACATCCTGAACACCCCCGGCACCTATCGCGCGCCCGAAGAACTGCCGCGCCCGACCTATCGTCCGCAGGTGACCCCCGACCAGAGCGGGATCGAGCGGGCGATCGAGCTGATGCTGAAGGCCGAGCGGCCGGTGTTCTATGTCGGCGGCGGCGTGATCAATGCGGGGCCTGAGGCCTGCGCCGGCCTGACCCGGCTGGTGCGTGCCACCGGTTTCCCCGTCACGATGACCCTGATGGGCCTTGGCGCCTATCCGGCCAGCGACCGCCAGTCGCTGGGGATGCTGGGCATGCATGGCACGCTGGAAGCCAATCTGGCGATGCATGACTGCGACCTGATGATCAATATCGGCGCGCGGTTCGATGACCGGGTGACCGGGCGGCTCGACGGCTTCTCGCCCGACAGCATCAAGATCCATGTCGATATCGATCCGTCCTCGATCAACAAGAACGTCCGCGTCGACCTGCCGATCATCGGCGATGCCGGATCGGCGATCACCGCCCTGCTGGCGGGCTGGAGCCGGCGGCAGGGCGAGCATGATGCCGCGCGCATCGGTGCCTGGTGGGAGCGGATTGCCGGCTGGCGGGCGCAGAACTCGCTGGGCTTCCAGAACAGCAGCCAGATCATCAAGCCCCAATACGCCATCCGGCGGCTGTGGGAGATGACCCGTGAGCGCGAGCCCTATATCACCACCGAGGTCGGCCAGCACCAGATGTGGGCGGCCCAGCATTTCAACTTCGACACCCCCAATCACTGGATGACCTCGGGCGGGCTCGGCACCATGGGCTATGGTCTGCCGGCGGCGATGGGCGTGCAGGTGGCGCATCCCGATGCCCTGGTGATCGACATCGCGGGCGAGGCCTCGACGATGATGAACATCCAGGAGCTGTCGAGCCTGATGCAGCACCGGCTGCCGGTGAAGGTGTTCATCCTGAACAATGAATGGATGGGCATGGTCCGCCAGTGGCAGGAGCTGTTCCATGGCGGGCGCTATTCCGAAAGCTATTCGGCGGCGCTGCCCGATTTCGTGAAGCTGGCCGAAGCCTTCGGCGCCAAGGGCCTGCGCGCCCACACCCCCGACGATCTGGACGGGGTGATCCGCGAGATGCTGGCCTATGACGGTCCGGTGGTGGTGGATGTGCGCGTCGACAAGGGCGAGAACGTCTATCCGATGATCCCGGCCGGCGCCGCCCATCACGAGATCATCCTTGGCCCCGGCCAGGAACTCGATGCCTGCAAGAGCGAGGAAGGGATGGTACTGGTCTGA
- a CDS encoding 2-isopropylmalate synthase: MTTQTNNPAQATSPDRPGAAAHQAVDTTNATAVNAGDRVVIFDTTLRDGEQCPGASMTLDEKLRVAEMLERLGVDVIEAGFAIASNGDFESVYKVAERSREAVICSLARAKHADIERAAEALKPARRKRIHTFISTSPLHRKFKLNMDEAQVLEAIADSVSFARRFTDDVEWSCEDGTRTEPEFLFKAIDVAIASGATTINVPDTVGYTVPEEYIALIRAIRDNVANIDKAILSAHCHNDLGLAVANSLAAVAAGARQVECTVNGIGERAGNAALEEIVMALRTRADIMGVRTGIDTSTITQASQLVSAVTGFPIQYNKAIVGRNAFAHESGIHQDGMLKNAQTYEIMTPESVGVNKSSLVMGKHSGRHAFKTKLKELGFELGDNAVEDAFRRFKDLADRKKTVFDDDLVALVSDEVGHEGESLKLVALSVACGIGVDHNATVTIEQHGSPHSASAGGNGPIDAVFDAIRKAIPHEAVLQLYQVHAVTEGTDAQARVTVRLKARGRSHGGTGSDPDTVVASASAYVNALAKLLEKAADAPEEAADPAIRSAAI, translated from the coding sequence ATGACCACCCAGACCAATAACCCCGCCCAGGCCACCAGTCCCGACCGCCCTGGTGCCGCTGCCCATCAGGCCGTGGACACCACCAACGCCACCGCCGTCAATGCCGGCGACCGGGTGGTGATCTTCGACACCACGCTGCGCGACGGCGAGCAGTGCCCCGGTGCGTCGATGACGCTGGACGAGAAGCTGCGCGTGGCCGAGATGCTGGAGCGGCTGGGCGTCGACGTGATCGAGGCCGGCTTCGCCATCGCATCGAACGGCGATTTCGAGTCGGTCTACAAGGTTGCCGAGCGGTCGCGTGAGGCGGTGATCTGCAGCCTGGCGCGCGCGAAACATGCCGATATCGAACGGGCGGCCGAAGCGCTGAAGCCCGCGCGCCGCAAGCGCATCCACACCTTCATCTCCACCAGCCCGCTGCATCGCAAGTTCAAGCTGAACATGGATGAGGCGCAGGTTCTGGAGGCGATCGCCGACAGCGTATCCTTCGCCCGCCGCTTCACCGACGATGTGGAATGGTCGTGCGAGGACGGCACCCGCACCGAACCCGAATTTCTGTTCAAGGCGATCGACGTGGCGATCGCGAGCGGCGCCACCACGATCAACGTCCCCGACACGGTGGGCTATACCGTGCCTGAGGAATACATCGCGCTGATCCGGGCGATCCGCGACAACGTCGCCAATATCGACAAGGCGATCCTGTCGGCCCATTGCCATAACGATCTGGGCCTGGCGGTGGCGAATTCGCTGGCGGCGGTCGCGGCCGGTGCCCGGCAGGTGGAATGCACTGTCAACGGCATCGGCGAGCGCGCGGGCAACGCGGCGCTGGAAGAGATCGTGATGGCGCTGCGCACCCGCGCCGACATCATGGGGGTGCGTACCGGCATCGACACCAGCACCATCACCCAGGCGTCGCAGCTTGTGTCGGCGGTGACCGGCTTCCCGATCCAGTACAACAAGGCGATCGTGGGCCGGAATGCCTTCGCGCATGAAAGCGGCATCCATCAGGACGGAATGCTGAAGAATGCCCAGACCTACGAGATCATGACCCCTGAATCGGTGGGCGTGAACAAGTCGTCGCTGGTGATGGGCAAGCATTCCGGCCGTCATGCCTTCAAGACCAAGCTGAAGGAGCTGGGCTTCGAACTGGGCGACAATGCGGTTGAAGACGCGTTCCGCCGGTTCAAGGATCTGGCCGATCGCAAGAAGACCGTGTTCGACGACGATCTGGTCGCCCTGGTCAGCGACGAGGTGGGCCATGAGGGCGAAAGCCTGAAGCTGGTCGCGCTGTCGGTCGCCTGCGGCATCGGTGTGGACCACAATGCCACGGTCACCATCGAGCAGCATGGCAGCCCCCATTCGGCCAGCGCCGGCGGCAATGGCCCGATCGATGCGGTGTTCGACGCGATCCGCAAGGCGATCCCGCATGAAGCGGTGCTGCAACTGTATCAGGTGCATGCGGTCACCGAGGGCACCGACGCCCAGGCGCGGGTGACCGTGCGCCTGAAGGCCCGCGGCCGCAGCCATGGCGGCACCGGGTCTGATCCCGACACCGTGGTCGCATCGGCCAGCGCCTATGTGAATGCCCTGGCCAAGCTGCTTGAGAAAGCGGCCGATGCCCCTGAAGAGGCGGCCGATCCGGCGATCCGCAGCGCCGCGATCTGA
- the mreD gene encoding rod shape-determining protein MreD, with the protein MNETLLQKLDHWVRAAVPFLVSLALVLMAAAPWYRLGGTAMMPWAALIAVTYWSIYRPDRLPYWAVFILGLVEDAIGWGPLGQTALVLLVVRGMLVSQRKVFRGKSFLLIWAAFAAVAFVACGLVWLTTMIYAWTALSPAPAIAQWAASVAAYPPAAWLLGQIHALALRRR; encoded by the coding sequence ATGAACGAGACCCTGCTTCAGAAACTCGACCACTGGGTGCGTGCGGCGGTGCCGTTTCTGGTCAGCCTGGCGCTGGTGCTGATGGCCGCTGCCCCCTGGTATCGGCTGGGCGGCACCGCGATGATGCCCTGGGCGGCCTTGATCGCGGTGACGTATTGGAGCATCTATCGTCCTGACCGGCTGCCTTACTGGGCGGTGTTCATTCTGGGACTGGTCGAGGACGCCATCGGCTGGGGTCCGCTTGGACAGACGGCGCTGGTGCTGCTGGTGGTGCGCGGCATGCTGGTCAGCCAGCGCAAGGTGTTCCGCGGCAAATCGTTCCTGCTGATCTGGGCGGCGTTTGCGGCGGTGGCCTTCGTTGCCTGCGGCCTCGTCTGGCTGACCACCATGATCTATGCCTGGACGGCGCTGTCGCCGGCCCCGGCGATCGCCCAGTGGGCGGCGAGCGTCGCCGCCTATCCGCCGGCAGCCTGGCTGCTGGGCCAGATCCACGCGCTGGCACTGCGCCGGCGCTGA